The DNA region CTTAACTTAAAGAGTGGTTGGAAAAGGCACAAAACAATTACCTTATCTCTTTAGCTATCACAGTCTGCCCATCTTCTGCATCCAGATGCCTTAGAACCACTTCCTCCAAACGACCATCATGAAATGCATGCTGCAAATCACACACCCCACCTTTTTGAGTTTTAAAGTTACAATCCATATAATAATAACACCATCAAATATTTTACCATTCCAATGGCAAAAAAATAGTCATAGTATTATAATCCACATACATCACCAAAGACTACTATGATCAACCATACCAATAACCATATGTATATATGACCTAAGAGGCGCTTAAGACTCTCACTTTAATtagtaaactttaaaaacatGTTAATAGCTATCCTCCTCATCGGAGTCCACATCCAAGTTCATCAGTAACATCATCATATCCGTTGAAGTCatttcatcatcatcgtcatcatccgAATCTTCAAATCCAAAAGGACCATACTCTCCTTCTGACATAATGTTCTCcatcatattaaaaaatgtaCTAATGTCTGAGTAGTTAGACCCAGCGGAGGAGGGACTCGGACGCCTTGGAGGTGGCCTGTGGTATTTCCATGCATATGACCCTGGCTTCACAGTGTGCTGGAAGAAGGAACACAACAACATCCAATAAAAAGGACTAATCAAACTTCCTAAAAACACTCTCCTAAGGGTTCGTCAAATTAGAGATGACTCAAAACAGATAACCACAAAATGTTTATGAATGTAATCATCACTTCTTCAGAGATAACAAGAAACCAAAACTAATTTCAATATAGCAATCACATAGAGATAGTACCTTGTAGAAGCAACTTGTTCCGAACGGACAGTTCCCATCTCCGAAATTGAAGTGCTTACAATCAATTGACCTGGTAGAGAGACAGAAAAGTTATAAGCATTCaccataaacaaagaaacatTCATTAGAGCTTCTGAGATATGTTGTTACCTGAGCTTGTCCCTGTAGTTGTCCATGATCTCCTTTTTCTCTTCAGGATCCGAGAACCAGATGACACTAGGGACAACGAAGTAGGAGAGCTTGCGGCATATGGGGCAAGCCCTCAGCGTGCTGTTGACATCCATCCCAGTGGAAGGAGAGCTGCTGCGCCAGTTCCTGATGCATCCTATGCAGAAAGCGTGATCACACTCGGTGAGCAGCCCGAACTTGCGTTCGGCTGGAGTGGGCTTAGAGAGCACACGCTCCAAGCAGACGCAGCACTCCACGTCCTGGCTAAGCTTCAACGCTTCGAGCTGCTTGTGTTTCTTCTCGCACGCTTTCTTGTGCTCCTCGCGCTCCTCTGGTCTGAAGGGATGCAGGCAGCGTTTGGCGCAAGTCGGGCAGAGGTCTCCGTGGATGTGAGGGCACTGGTCGCCGCGTGGGCAGTCTCCGGCCGCGGCGTATGAGCAGATGGGTTTGTCTTCTGGGTTGGTTGGAccagtgttgttgttgttgttggccTGGTCGTCTAAGGAATCCAAAGTCCacgctggtggtggtggtgatgatgcaGAGGGGGCTGAGGTTAAACCCCTTTCGGAAGATAGGTAGGTGCCAGGAGGCAGCAGAGCGGAGGAGGAAGCAGGAGGAGGGCGAGAAGGTTTGACATGTTCGTACCTGCATCTGCTTCCGTAAGAGCAGTTGCCTCTCTGGTAGAAAGTGCAAATCTATAGGATACAAAACCAAGTTCcaagttaattaattaatgaataaatcatataatatattagatgaagaagaaagagagattaCATTATTTGAAGGATCCTTCCAGTCATGTGAGAACTCACAGTTGTCTCCTTTTAAGCAAGCTCCGTGCGCAAAGAACTTACAAAGGATTCTAatacacaaacacacaaaagGAGTGAGATGAAACCATTCACAGGACTCGATTAATTCCAAAAATcaatacttttttaaaaatcaaattgcAATTAAGAAACACGTCTAGAATAGGGCAAAAGCAAGCACCTTTTCGACATCGGGAGGATCGGGAATCGAAAAGAGCAAAACTTTTTTTGATCGGAGGAGTGAGACAGCGTCACTGGGGGTAAGCTGAGATCAGTTTTGCCCCAGGAATCGAACTTAGGCTCTGACTCTGGCTCTGGCTCGGGAGAAGGAAGCGGGCGTTTAGTCTATTTCGTCAGGGCGTAGACAAGGCGGCGTAATCGTAAAAAGGGTGCGTTTTTCTCaggattcttcttcttcttcttcctttttatttCAATTCTGAATTTAGGACAAAGGAGAGCTGTAGACGAATCCCGACCGTACACTCTCTTACAAGGACGCCGCGGTCTGATTATTATCATTAAACCTATTATCCTATTAAACACACAAATGTACAAGGCCCATTGAGCCCATCTTTCATTGTTATTAAACCCTTAGTATTATCCTATGTATAAAAATGTAAGGCCCGATGGGCCCAACTGGATGAAAAGGATCGCATTGTTGCCAGGGTTCATCAAACATAATGTATAACCTCTGTTAGAAGAAATGGAGTAGAATGTAAAATATCTTCATCAATGAACAACTGTGTACAGTGTTcagtatataaatatacaagTATTCACTCCTTTACAcctatatacaaatatatatgtgcatatttacatgtttcttaATAAAACCCGTTCGAGATTCTCCAGTGGCTGGTCAAGAAAATGGGAAGTATATACATAAAACAACTTAGCTGAAGTTACCAatctccatttttttctttcttaattgtTCCTTGCCCATGGTACCTGTAAAATCCTGTAatccaaaaatatttccaaTGCAATGTGAAAAAAGTTCTCAGTTTTGTCTTTGGCGAAGAAAGCATGCTATTAAACAAGTATTCAGTTAATCTATTTTGTTAGTTTTAActaattaacattttaaatttatttttttgcaatttTGATAATGCTGAATGTCATCATTTACAAAGCTAAATTTGTTACTTCATGTTCTGTTAATGACTTTTCCCGGTTAAAACTTTACAAATTGATATTAGCTGTGCAGTTCATTGAATCTCTGTTAGATTTGTATTCAATAAGCTATTGTCATGATTAAAATCTTCTTAATCTATTAGTTTAGTCATTGTCAAGCGTGGGTTGTACctgaaataaaaatgttataattcaTACCATCCAGTGTGGAAACCCTTATAGATTACTAATATTGcatttaaaaatgttttggtTGTTATCATTTGTTAATATAATTTGTACTAAAGGAACCCCccaaaaatgttttcttttggttGCCTGATAGCGAGGggaatcaaaattttaaatagtatcATCAGAATTATTGTAGTCATTTTCTATTAAAGCATATTCCATTGCTTAGAGtataaatcaattataaaaCATGAATTCAACAAACCCTTTCTTTTAATATTCCGCTTGGAATATATTATTCCCGATAGAAAGAATCTCTTATTTCGAATAATCCGTTTCTAGattctattttaaaacaaaacaagtagTGTTAATAATATTGTGCTTTTATCACAATGTACGTCATTAGACCACCGCCGTCTGATTAGTTATTTACCAATGATACTTTAAAGTGATGTAATGATCAATCATCACTGATCATGAACTTTTCCATTCGTAATAAGAAAATATCAGACATACTATTTTTGATTCAAATTTTAATGCTGATAATTTTCCTCATTAGAAAACGAATATGTCCTTTTGATTCTATTATTTATGTGAAAGTATTTTATACAGAGTGCGACCCTTCCGAATGCCAAAAAGTTCAATTTTGCATCATCGTACAATAGAATATGTTTAGAAAACTACGGAAGCTGCTTTGTATTGGTTTGGTTCGTGTTAATCATGGAATATGGTAGACTTATGTTAGGATATGATTAACATGAATCTTAACCAGTTGGATAGCTTGCAATAACTAACTTCAACAAATATTACAAGTTAGTAACTGAATTTGGATGATAGTTGTCTATGAATCCATTAGAGAAGATTCTACTATTACAaactttttggaatttttgGATATGGATCTAGATTATGGTAAAGAAATGTTTAAGCAACGTGGAGCGTCGATCAAGGAACGCTTATAGACCGTCAGATGCAATCCTTTTGACGAAATCAAATCAACCAtttcttaaaagaaaattcatcgtattttgttattaattttacCAATAAAAATAGCATTAAAAGGCGGCAAGTAGGTCCCATAACGATCTTTCCGACCATCCTATGTCTTTGGCCTGTCGTGTTCCTTCCTATTTAAACTCTTTTTCACACTCCAGAGTCTACCATATACAAACTGTAAGATAAGATTCatacatagagagagagagagattcaaaCACAAACTCTTTTTCTCGATCAGAAGGTTCTAAGCAACGATGGACGCTTTTGATGGACTTCCTGATCCTATCGTCGTCGATATCTTGGACAAAGTCGGCGACGTCAAAACCTTGCTTCGTTGCAGTTCCCTCTCTAAGCGATTCTACTCGCTCGTCCCTCAGTCCGAGTCACTCTTCCTCCGTCTCGACCATGTCGTTTCCACCGAGTCACCACCCGATTCTCCCGTcagcaattttttaaaatctttatgCAAACCCTTTCACGGTttgttctctctgttttctaaaCCAACCCCTACCACGAATCTTTCTCCGGTTATCCCTTCCAAGATTCTCTCCCGGTTCGACCGGATCAAGAACTTGGACATGGAGCTTCCCGGCGGCGATGTAAGTCTCGAGAAAGGCGCCGCCGTTAAGTGGAAAGCAGAGTTTGGTAAAACTCTCAAAACCTGCGTCGTCGTAGCGTTTCGCTCCGCCTCCACCGTGTCTTCTTCCTCCGACGGTGAGTCAGACGCCGAGTTCGTGACTGGTCTGAAAACGCGCGTGGAGTGGACGATAAACGCGTTGATGGCCGCGTCGACTCGTCACCACCTGATGAGCCGAGTCGTGAAGGAGCACAAGGAGATGGAGAGCTTAGTGATGCATGAAAGAGGAGGAGAAGGGACGGTAGTGATGAAATCCGAGGGGTTGAAAGAGTTTCGAAAGGCGGCGCGTGATCAAGAAGTCGAGGAGCGCGTGGAGAAAAAACAGAGGAGTGTGGTCCCGAGCGTGAGGATGAGCATGAGACACGCTCCGTCGCTTAAGCTAAAGAGTGGCATATGTTTAGAATCCGCAACGCTCGTGATCGTAAGGCCGAGCCAGGAATATTCTGACGTCGGAGATGATGAGCTGGCGACGGAGGCTTTCGCCGGGAGTTGTATGTACGGTGAAGCGGTCGCGGCTTTGTTGAAGCGTAGTAAGAACACCGTGGATATGAACTCGTTTTGATGGGGCCTTGTAATAACGGGCCTTGTTGGGGCCTTGTGAgaaatgttttttcttcttcttgcacGTGTGCAGTGTGTGCATGTTTATATCTTAATCTTATACTGTACAAAGTTGGCTTCAACGTTCTTCACTTATATTAGCATTTACCATTTTGGTCAATATGTCGAATCATATATGCGGATTTTGATTCTCTCGTGACCAAAAAGATACACAATAATATGGCATGAACTGTGCCGAAATGtcagaaaatttatatatatgaagttgTTGTACACATCTAACTTTCACTAACAAACTCTATCCTCAGATGATCACACATGTCCTGATGTACACTTAAGATTCACACACGCACACTTAAGCTTATACTATATAAACCTTTGTGCATTCGGTTCATAGAACTAATGAGAAATCAAGTATTCAGTCACTATTAACTAAGAATATTAACTAAGAGTATTCGTTCAACTGTCTACATCTTGccttttcataaaaaaaaaaaactgtctaTATCTGCGTATTTGTTTTGTTATCGAATGTAAAAGTCATTACAAATAAAATCGCAATTCATTCGAGTTTCTTTTATTGGTTTTAAAGTGGGATTAGGTTGAAATGAGCGACAAAACATTATCTCAGTGGACATGTTGAGATACTTCATCCAAAGTTCAAAAGGACTTGGACCAATTAGTATGCCAGTTGATTTTAGTTACATTTCTAACCTTCAAAAACAGTTTcgtttgtttttaatttttatcctAAATGCGATATCAAACATGCACCATGTGTTGTTATGCTTCttcatttttgttatttaatttagaATTGATGAATGTTATAATTCTTCATTATTGTATGGGTTAGTTTGCTAGACACGACAAAAGCTGGAGACCATGATTTAGTGGCAAAATCTTAAACGTGTGGGATcttgattaaataaatatagtgaCATTTCAATCCGATCATAtggttttattaaatattaacatGATATCATGTTAATTTTATTCGATGAGCATGTAGTAATGTTCAATTATTTACGAATTTGCGACGCATATATCTACTCTGATAAGGATGATGACTACTTATATAAAATCTATTATCTCTAGCATTATGGAATACATTAGATAATAGAGTTTTTAACGTCGTTCAAGAAAAAAGAGAGGGACTTGATGAAACATTTTATCTTAGTGTttagcaacaacaacaaaaatattaaatctaagTTATGAATGGTTGAATAAAAATAACAGTTCAGCAAAACTGAATGACGAAAAATTTATGTGGAATTAATCATTATGGTCTTCGATTGGTTAGGAAACATAAATAATTGTTTACACGTTAAAAAACGTACGaacttatttattttcttactaTGACGACCTTTGAAATGAGTTTGAAGTACCTAATATTGGTCTTAGATTACTTTTATACAAGGCATAAAGAAGTGACAAATAATAGATTCTGATATATCATTAGGAACACCTAATAAAATCTGGTAACCATTGTTGTAGCCACTAAGTGGCATCATGACCAAAATGACTTTGTTGATTAGCCATTGACATAATAATTTAATCACGTACATTACTATAAATTTCAAAGCAGTGGAAGTATATAAACATGGGGTTTGTAAGACTAAAAATGTGGTCCATACATGTTACATGATTACCAATAAACTTTTGCTCTCTGACACAAATATTAACAGAGCATCTCTTATAGATCTATAACTAATCCGTGTTAGTGTGGAGTTTAGCTGAAACTATAACCCATAGGTACAAATGTGTTTAAATCAAATTTGTTAAACTATAACTGTTAGGTTAGGTAGACCCTTAAATTGATATATATGCGATCTTTGATCAATTATTTATCTTATGTGCTTGTTGAGCTAAATAATTTAAGATCATTTTTAGTTTGGCTGTTTTATTTGGTAATTTATGCATACTAGTTGCACATATAGCCAAGGAAACTTGGAGTTCAAGATCCTCTGTTTCGATGTCCAAGCCGGAAGAAATGATCTTTGTTCTTGATCATTAATCCctttgtaaaactgtttttttttgtgagttGTGTAACTTGTACgtaaaattttctaatattaGCATTCCTGTGAATAAATTTGAGATGCTGTGAGTTACAAAAATCCAATTGCATATTCCACTGAAGTTCATAGCCCAAATCTTTAGAAACTTCCTTACTCAAGACTTTGTCCCGAGAGCCGTCCTCAGTTCAGATCGTGCGTGAACTCATCTCTGTTTCTCATTTTGATATTCTAATTCAATGCCAACTTTTGTCACCAATGTACATAACCAATTCAAGTTTTGAGACTTTCAATTTCAACCCTAACTTCTGATTGGAGAGTGGCTAAATATTCTGTGGAATGAAACAGGGTTCACTTCATGCCGCACTTAAGTCATAAGGCGTCACTCGTTTCTACGTAacaatttttattgtaaaagaatatttcaaGAAAAATCTTGCGGAATTGAAGATCAAAATAGCTTCCAAATATGctgctttttttcttctccCCCAAGTTTGTTCTATGAATAAACTCAAACTTACTTACTTGATCTCTATAAGGCAATGTGTACTTCTAGACAAAGCTCtcttattgttgttgttttatgTTGTGGTGGATCATGTTCTCGATACTGATTTCgtcttatgattttttttggttctggGTCTGCCAGTACCTATATTAGATTTTGATTCTCTAATTTAAGAtgtttctttaacaaaaaaatgccTGCAACAAAAATTAGTTCTTCAAACTGTCTTGTTATAaaattctgaattttattttcagTCTCAATGTTGTGGAACACATTTGTGATAGatcaataaaattttagtgTTTTTCTAGATTCTATTAATCTTGCATTATTATGATAACTAGATGCTTCGttcgcgctacgcgcggaaaatgTTTGAGTCTTAATAAGTTTGAGATTGGAAATTCTGGATATAGATATAAATCATGTTAATTTAGTACAAAAGAGTGTTCGACAGATGGTGTCATCATCAACCGGTTGATCACCGAAAGGGTAAACTGGAACACATACCCTTGAATAAGAGCACCCTCATCGTTGTAGGGTTTGTTTGAGATGAACTCTCTCACAACCCTAGAGTAGAATGGATGCACATGCATCACAGTGTAAGACCAACCTATGCTATTGATCATCCTAAACACTTCGTCTACAAAACGGAATTCTTAGGATCCAGAGAACCCTGAACTACAAACCTTCAGAGACAAAGAGAGCGATACCCGATAGCGGCTTTCTCATTATGATGAACGGTACTTGAGATCGGAAGTGATACTATTCTCTGATTGAGGAATCGACCTCGCTGAACCTCTGACGCCGGGGTCAATCAGAAGAAGAACGACTTTGCTCAGTCATGGCGGAAGAGATTTGCTGCGAACACAGTGGAgagatagaagaagaagattcacGAGTTTCCCTCgttaaaaggaagaagaaacattCAAACGTTCTTAATTGATGTTATTGACAATTCCCAGTGAATTCGGGCTGCTGAGTATATGTAATATGTCTGCAGTAGAGTTTTCAAAGTATGTCTTCACTCTATTGGTAGAGTAACCTTCGTATCCTTGGCCAGGGTTCGATCTCTCTTCCCAAGATATTTAATCCGCCAATTTCgcaattaaaattttgtttacatAGTAATGATGCCAATTATATGTACTATGTTTGTAAAAAAGTTTGCAATGTGTGTCTTCTATCTAGTGATAGTGTAGCCCTCACATATTCTACTGGACCAGGGTTCAAACTACCCCATGAACATATTTTTAATCTCTGCCATTTTCgcaattaaaattttgtttatatagtaCTCATACTAAATACTTCATCggtttaaaatgatttaaaacaaTCCGTCTCTCATGTAATATTACATTATCATTGAATTTATATAAGGTAATTTTACGCTGATTTTGATTTGCTAAAAGTTATTGATAATAGATTACTGAATTTT from Raphanus sativus cultivar WK10039 chromosome 8, ASM80110v3, whole genome shotgun sequence includes:
- the LOC108822382 gene encoding F-box protein AUF2-like — its product is MDAFDGLPDPIVVDILDKVGDVKTLLRCSSLSKRFYSLVPQSESLFLRLDHVVSTESPPDSPVSNFLKSLCKPFHGLFSLFSKPTPTTNLSPVIPSKILSRFDRIKNLDMELPGGDVSLEKGAAVKWKAEFGKTLKTCVVVAFRSASTVSSSSDGESDAEFVTGLKTRVEWTINALMAASTRHHLMSRVVKEHKEMESLVMHERGGEGTVVMKSEGLKEFRKAARDQEVEERVEKKQRSVVPSVRMSMRHAPSLKLKSGICLESATLVIVRPSQEYSDVGDDELATEAFAGSCMYGEAVAALLKRSKNTVDMNSF
- the LOC108822380 gene encoding putative RING-type E3 ubiquitin transferase C3H69, with translation MSKRILCKFFAHGACLKGDNCEFSHDWKDPSNNICTFYQRGNCSYGSRCRYEHVKPSRPPPASSSALLPPGTYLSSERGLTSAPSASSPPPPAWTLDSLDDQANNNNNTGPTNPEDKPICSYAAAGDCPRGDQCPHIHGDLCPTCAKRCLHPFRPEEREEHKKACEKKHKQLEALKLSQDVECCVCLERVLSKPTPAERKFGLLTECDHAFCIGCIRNWRSSSPSTGMDVNSTLRACPICRKLSYFVVPSVIWFSDPEEKKEIMDNYRDKLRSIDCKHFNFGDGNCPFGTSCFYKHAFHDGRLEEVVLRHLDAEDGQTVIAKEIRLSDFLENMRI